The Struthio camelus isolate bStrCam1 chromosome 12, bStrCam1.hap1, whole genome shotgun sequence genome includes a window with the following:
- the SENP8 gene encoding sentrin-specific protease 8 yields the protein MDPVVLSYMDSLLRQSDVALLDPPSWLNDHIIGFAFEYFASDQFQEFSDQVCFIGPEVAQFIKCATSQEEVAMFLQPLDLLHKELVFLPVNDNSNQAAGGTHWSLLVYFRDKKYFAHYDSHSKSNSVHAKQVAGKLEAFLGKKGGKATFIEEKAPAQQNSYDCGMYVICNAEALCQGYFRGRQEPLLQLLTPSYITQKRAEWKALITKLAQK from the coding sequence ATGGACCCTGTCGTTCTCAGTTACATGGACAGTTTGCTAAGGCAGTCAGATGTTGCCTTGCTGGACCCCCCAAGCTGGCTTAACGATCACATCATTGGGTTTGCCTTCGAGTACTTTGCCAGTGACCAGTTCCAAGAATTTTCTGATCAGGTGTGTTTTATTGGTCCCGAAGTGGCTCAGTTCATTAAATGTGCCACTAGTCAGGAAGAAGTGGCCATGTTCCTTCAACCACTAGACCTTCTCCACAAGGAGCTGGTGTTCTTGCCTGTCAATGATAACTCCAaccaggctgctggaggcacccaCTGGAGCTTACTGGTTTACTTTAGGGACAAAAAGTACTTCGCCCATTATGATTCCCACAGTAAGAGCAACTCTGTCCATGCCAAGCAAgtggcagggaagctggaggccTTCTTGGGCAAAAAAGGGGGCAAAGCAACCTTCATAGAGGAGAAAGCGCCTGCCCAGCAGAACAGCTATGACTGTGGGATGTATGTGATTTGTAACGCAGAGGCTCTGTGTCAGGGATACTTCAGGGGACGTCAGGAGCctttgctgcagctcctcaccCCTTCCTACATCACGCAGAAGAGAGCAGAGTGGAAAGCCCTCATTACTAAACTTGCACAGAAGTGA